In Bacillus thuringiensis, the DNA window TTCATCTATACATTCGCTATATTGTATAGTCTCTCCAAAGATATTTTTCATATTTTGAATTGCCTTCGGGTCATATAGAACTACATCCGCACCTATATGAATTAATTCTTGTATCATAATAAGAGACGGTGCGTCTCTTATATCATCAGTATTCGGTTTAAATGCCGCTCCCAGCACCGCAATCCGCTTCTTGTTCATATTTAATACTTTCTTCGCTTTCTCAATCAATAACAACTGTTGTTTATTATTCACTTCAATGACTGCTTTTAACAAGCGAAAATCATGCGCCACATTCCCTGCAATTTGCACAAGGGCTTTCGTATCTTTTGGAAAACACGATCCTCCATAACCAATGCCCGCATTTAAAAAAGACGCCCCGATTCTCTTATCCATTCCCATCCCTTGTGCAACGTCTAATACATTGGCTCCTACCTTCTCACATATATTTGAAATTTCATTGATAAAACTAATTTTTGTCGCTAAAAAAGCATTCGATGCATATTTAATCATCTCTGCACTTTTTATATCTGTAACATACGTTTTTAAGCGTAATTCACTATACAAATTTCCTACTTTTCGTGCCGCTTCCTCATTATCTGCTCCAATTACAATACGATCTCCCTGAAAAAAATCGTAAATCCCTGAACCTTCCCGTAAAAACTCTGGATTCGATACGATATGTAATTCATATCTATTTTGTAATTTCTTCTCAATCCATCCCCTCATAACATCATTTGTACCTACAGGAACCGTACTTTTCGTAACGACAATAATATCGTTCGTCGCATATGTCCCGATATCGTCACAAGCACTTCGAATATATGTTAAATCCGCTGTCCCATCTAATAAAGATGGCGTTCCAACTGCAATAAATATAAATTCTGCATCGTAAAATGCTTTTACTCTACTTGTTGTAAAAGTTAAACGATCATTCTCATATGCATCATTTATTAATTCATATAAACCCGCTTCATAAATAGGTAGATCCCCTTGCTTTATCCGTTCAATTTTCTCATTATTTATATCAAAACATGTGACTGAATGGCCTAACATTGCCAGCCCTACTCCTGTAATCAATCCAACGTATCCGGTACCTATTATCGTAATTTTCATTTCCTTTTCGCACAGGAATATACAATAGAAAATATACGAATACATAGAATTCTCCCTGTGCTTCCCCCTCTCACATTAAAAATGAGAAAACTCTTTTACTTCTTTATTATATGAATTACTTTTTCCATTCTTTTTTAAGTTTTTGTAAAATTACATGCAAGAATATAAAATGAAACTTTATTCAGTGAGGGGCATCCATCCTCCACTAATTATTAATTAAACCAATCGAGATTTTACAGGAACTAAGGTTCCCACATAACTTCTTTTCTCCAACTGAATTTTGAGGTGGAAACCTTACTGCCCGTTCCTACGGATAAATTCCCACATTTTAACACGGAACTTACTCATTTCTACGTGTAACACTTATAATACTGAAATAAAAGTATTCACTATCGAAGAAAAAGAGAAAATGTCATATTCCAAAGTCCAATACGATTAACCTTCTCAAATGATTCAACATTCTGTATACAATTGTCATATATTCTATCTGCTTCCATTTACCGTAAACAGAAAAAAAGATTGAATTCTAATCTTTTTGTGATACCATATGTTATGAGCCTGTAAATAAACATCATAATTTTCAGATAAATACATTTTTAAAAAATTACGTTAGACTATAAAAGGGTGGGGTATTAATGGACTCACAAGTGATTTATGCCATTTTGGCATCTTTCATCACTGTACTCGTCGTTACTCCTTTAGTTATTAAGTTAGCTTTTAAAATAGGAGCAACAGATAAGCCAAACGCGCGTAAAGTACACCAAAAGATCATGCCTCGTCTTGGCGGATTAGCGATATTTATTGGTGTAGCTGTAGGATTTGTTGTTGGCGGCTTATATGAACAAAGAATGTTATCGATAACGCTAGGTGCGATTATCATTGTAATCATCGGTATTTTAGATGATATGTACGAGTTATCTGCGAAGGTAAAATTCGGTGGACAACTATTAGTTGCCATGATGATTGTAAAAAGTGGATTATTAGTGCAAGTATTATATATTCCAATCCTCGGGGATACTGAACTCGGATGGCTTGCTTATCCAATTACAGTATTTTGGATTGTAGGTATTACAAATGCAATCAACTTAATTGATGGCTTAGATGGGTTATCTGCTGGTATTTCATCTATCGTACTTGCAACGCTAGCATATATGGCCTTCACTAGCCCATGGGGCACTGGAGCTGCTATTATTTTACCACTAGCATTAATTACATTAGCAAGTACAATTGGATTTTTATTCTACAACTTCCATCCAGCAAAAATTTTCATGGGAGATACAGGCGCACTATTTTTAGGATACTGTATTTCTGTTATATCGTTACTTGGATTATACAAAAGCGTAACGTTATTCAGCTTTATCGTTCCAGTTATCATTTTAGGCGTACCCGTATTTGATACGACATTTGCAATTATCCGCCGTATCGTAAATAAAAAACCTATTTCAGCACCAGATAAATCGCATTTACATCACCGTTTACTTGCAATGGGCTTCTCTCATCGTAAAACGGTACTAATTATATACGCATTCGGTATTTTCTTTAGTGTAAATGCAATCATTTTCTCTAGTGCGACATTATGGTTATCCATTATTCTTCTTTTCGTTTTAATCTTCTTTACAGAAATCATTGCTGAAGTAATTGGGCTTGTACATGAACGTTACAAACCACTTATTTCCTTTTATAAAAAAGTGAAAAAACGCGAAGACTAATTGTAGTATAGCCTTTACAATTATGAAATATTCAAATAGCATCCTCTTTCTTATAAGAGGATGCTATTTTTTATTTTTTACTCCTCATTTCATATTTCCAAAATATAGTTTGTTTGAGAGTCCCACTATTGGAGAAAGATATACATAATAAGAAAAGGATTATATTTTCTTTTTTACATCTTGATTGTCAAACTGAGGGTGAATGTTATGATCAAGCGAGTATTTCAATACATTATTTTATTTTTAACGATTACTATGTACGCGTCATCTCATGCAGGAGCGACTACAATGATCCCTGCTGAACATCATCCAAATACTGAAACTACCTCTCCTATCCAAAAAATCGCGTACTTAACATTTGATGACGGACCAAACAAATATACTACGCAAATTTTAAACATCTTAAAAGAAAAGAACGGAAAAGCAACTTTCTTTGTTATTGGTGGAAAAGTGCCTCATTATAAAAAAACAATGCAACGATTAATTAAAGAGGGGCATTATATCGGACTTCACAGTATGTCACACGATGTAAAACGCCTTTACACTGGTGATCCATCCACTTTAATTACAGAAATGGAACAAACACAAAATATTGTTCAGCAAGTTACAAAATTAAATACACATCTCGTTCGTGTCCCGTATGGTAGCATGCCTTACTTAAAAAAGAATTACCGTGATGCACTTGTATCCGCCCAGTATAAAATGTGGGATTGGACAATCGATACATATGACTGGAAAAGCTATGACAATCCTTCTGCCATACTAGAAAGAGTACGTAATCAGAGCGATGAACAAGTCGAAGTGATTCTAATGCATGATTCGAGTGTAACCGTACAAATATTGCCCAAAGTAATTGATTACTTACAGTCACAAGGATACAAACTTCTTCCCTATAATCCATCTTCTCACCTCGAAGTGAACTTTTGGAAAGACACAAGATTGTAACAGCTTTAGTGCCTATGTGCTAAAGCTGTTTTATTTTTCTCTTCCCACCCTTCCCATTTTTGTGTAAAATTTTAAATAGTGATGAAGTTTCGAGGTGAATAGAAATGAAACGAATAGATCTCATTTTTAACGCAATACAAGAAGGCAATTATATAGAAGGTGTAACCGCATCAGAACTTGCTACCCTGTTGCAACTAGATCGCGCCAATGTAAGTAGCGACTTAAACAAACTTGTAAAAGATAAACGTTTATTAAAAACAAATACGCGTCCTGTTCGTTTTTATATAGAAACGAACGCTTCGTTGGAAACGCATTCAAAGGAAATGACTTCATTAGATACATTTGCAATTGAAAATACAAGCCTTAAAATCGCAATCGAAAAAGCGAAAGCTTCGATTCTCTACCCTCCAAACGGCATGCATACTTTACTGCTAGGAGAAACAGGAGTCGGAAAATCTATGTTCGCTTCTTTAATGCACGAATATGCAATTGAAGTTGAACAGCTTCCTAAAAATGCACCATTTATCGTCTTTAACTGTGCTGATTACGCAAATAATCCACAGCTACTACTGGGGCAATTATTTGGGATTAAAAAAGGAGCTTATACAGGGGCAAGTGATCAAAAAGGGTTAATTGAAAAAGCACATGAAGGAATCCTTTTCTTAGATGAAGTACATCGCCTTCCTCCAGAGGGACAAGAAATGCTTTTCACCTTTATTGACCGCGGGGTATACCGCCGCCTTGGAGAAACAGAAAACGAGCGTAAAGCACACGTATTGATCATTACTGCAACAACAGAAGAACCAAATTCATTTTTATTAAAAACATTTACAAGACGTATACCGATGACTGTCACGCTGCCACCACTTCGTGAACGTACACATAAAGAACGATTTGCTTTACTACAACTATTTTTCACAAATGAAGCAATCCGCCTGCGAAAAGAAATTCACGTTAGTCCGAATACAATGCGTGCTTTCGTCTTTTACAATTGTCCCAATAACATCGGTCAATTAAAAACGGATGTACAAATTGCCTGTGCGAAAGCCTATTCTGACTTCGTGACAAAGAAACGTGACTCTGTCTATGTTTCAAGTACAGATTTACCTTGGTATATGAAGGAAGGGTTATTCATTGAAAGAAAGAGCCGTCATCTATACCAAATACCAAATGAAACATTTGTATTTACAGGTGATGACGGTTGGAGTAATCATAAAACAGAAAATGAAAAACAGTCTTCTATTTACGATTATATTGATTATAAATATGAAGAACTTCAAGCTCGCGGTATTGAAGAGGACGAATTAGAATTACTAATAGAAAATGATCTTCAAAGCTTTTTCGTACAATATTTTAACCAAATATCAAAAAAGACAAGTCATGAAAATGTTTTTAAAATTGTGGATCGTAATATCGTTTCCGTTTGTGAAAAAATTGCGGAACTTGCTGAAAAGCATTTATCCAAGACGTTTGATGAAAAAGTATTTCTCGCTTTAAGTTTACATGTACAGACAACTCTACAACGTTTGCAAGCAGGAAAACAAATTCATCACCCACAATTAAATCAAATTCGTACGAAATATAAAGACGCTTTTTCCGTAGCTATGCAATGCATTCAACTACTGGAAGACGAATTACAAATAACAATGCCTATCGATGAAGCAGGCTTTTTAACAATGTTCTTCGTTGTTGATCCAATTCCTGCCTCACAAACAGAAGTAAAAGTATTAATATTAGCACATGGCAACGGCATCGCAACAGAAATGGCAAACGTCGCAAACGAGTTGCTCGGCATTGAGGAAGTAACCGGTATCGATATGCCGTTACATGAATCGCCGAAAGATTTCTTAGAACGTGTGAAAGTGTATATGAAAACACTCCAAAATGTAAATGGACTTCTCTTACTCGTTGATATGGGCTCGCTCGCTTATATTGGTGATATATTAGAAACTGAGTTCAAAATTCCGGTACGTGTTCTTTCCATGACAAGCACTCCACATGCACTAGAAGCAGCTCGAAAAGCTCAGCTTGGCTACTCATTAGATGCATTATATGAAACAGTGAAGAACTTAACACCGTTTTACTTAAACGTACAAGAAGAAAAGAAAAAGCCACTATCACCAATGAAATCTGTTATTTTAACAGCTTGTTTAACTGGGGAAGGCAGTGCTTTAGCTATTCAAAAAATGTTAGAAAACTATTTGCGATTTGACAAAGACTTAATTGAAATTATTCCGATTAGTATCGTCCATGAAAAAGATTTAACGAAAATGATTGAGAACATAAAAAAAGAGCGAAATATCATTTGTATCGTCACGAATTTCGATGTGCAAGTGCCCTGCTTAACATATCATTTCCAAGACATTGTAAACTACACAGCGATTCAGCCAATTCAAGAATTAATTACGTATGAAGAAACATATGCAAAAATGGCTGATATTCTTGAACAACAGATGCAGCGGAACGACGGAGCATTACTTATTAAAACAATTCGTTACGCATTAAATACAATTCAAGAATTAATTTCCTTACAGCTAGCTCCTGACAGCTTAATGGGTGTGATTCTGCATATGAGCTGTATGGTTGACCGTCTTCAAAAAGGAGAAAGCCTCCTCCCTCATCCAGATAAAGAAAAACGAAGACAAGATGAATACTGGATGTATATGAAAGTGAAAAAAGCATTACAACCGATTGAAAATACATTTGAAATACAAATACCTGATGACGAAGTGTTTTATGTCATGGACTTCTTCATTAAAAATCAGCCTGTAAAAAATTAATCGAGGCAGTTTTTTAATATATCGACCGTAACCCAGATTATATCAGCAATTTTCAAATATATCGGCGTAACCTGGATTATATCAGCGAATTTCAAAATATATCGATTTACCGACAATAATCGCTAAAATTTGCATCTTATAGCAGAAAAGGCTGTTCCAAAATATGGACAGCCTTTTTTCTACTTCTTTACTTTTCTGATTTTCCCCCTAATTTCGCCCTTCTTATTGGACTTCGTATAAACATTTACATATACATTCGCCTGAATGATTTCTTGAAGTAAGTTATCAAACGCTCGCCCCTGTAAAGGCCCTTCAAAATCCTCCACATTGACTACACCGGTCACGACTCCTTCACTTACACTAATACCTTGCCTTAGCGGACCAAACAAATTTAAAACAACTGGACCAATTTGATCCGCTTTCCCTAAATGAATTTGGCATGATGTAACTTTTTCGATATTTTTCAATATGACCCGATATTGTAATTTCTTT includes these proteins:
- the exsM gene encoding exosporium regulatory protein ExsM produces the protein MTTHFFARLTGKREIPPVNTEAYGVTEFIFSDDLKKLQYRVILKNIEKVTSCQIHLGKADQIGPVVLNLFGPLRQGISVSEGVVTGVVNVEDFEGPLQGRAFDNLLQEIIQANVYVNVYTKSNKKGEIRGKIRKVKK
- a CDS encoding polysaccharide deacetylase family protein, translated to MIKRVFQYIILFLTITMYASSHAGATTMIPAEHHPNTETTSPIQKIAYLTFDDGPNKYTTQILNILKEKNGKATFFVIGGKVPHYKKTMQRLIKEGHYIGLHSMSHDVKRLYTGDPSTLITEMEQTQNIVQQVTKLNTHLVRVPYGSMPYLKKNYRDALVSAQYKMWDWTIDTYDWKSYDNPSAILERVRNQSDEQVEVILMHDSSVTVQILPKVIDYLQSQGYKLLPYNPSSHLEVNFWKDTRL
- a CDS encoding glycosyltransferase family 4 protein → MDSQVIYAILASFITVLVVTPLVIKLAFKIGATDKPNARKVHQKIMPRLGGLAIFIGVAVGFVVGGLYEQRMLSITLGAIIIVIIGILDDMYELSAKVKFGGQLLVAMMIVKSGLLVQVLYIPILGDTELGWLAYPITVFWIVGITNAINLIDGLDGLSAGISSIVLATLAYMAFTSPWGTGAAIILPLALITLASTIGFLFYNFHPAKIFMGDTGALFLGYCISVISLLGLYKSVTLFSFIVPVIILGVPVFDTTFAIIRRIVNKKPISAPDKSHLHHRLLAMGFSHRKTVLIIYAFGIFFSVNAIIFSSATLWLSIILLFVLIFFTEIIAEVIGLVHERYKPLISFYKKVKKRED
- a CDS encoding UDP-glucose dehydrogenase family protein, with translation MYSYIFYCIFLCEKEMKITIIGTGYVGLITGVGLAMLGHSVTCFDINNEKIERIKQGDLPIYEAGLYELINDAYENDRLTFTTSRVKAFYDAEFIFIAVGTPSLLDGTADLTYIRSACDDIGTYATNDIIVVTKSTVPVGTNDVMRGWIEKKLQNRYELHIVSNPEFLREGSGIYDFFQGDRIVIGADNEEAARKVGNLYSELRLKTYVTDIKSAEMIKYASNAFLATKISFINEISNICEKVGANVLDVAQGMGMDKRIGASFLNAGIGYGGSCFPKDTKALVQIAGNVAHDFRLLKAVIEVNNKQQLLLIEKAKKVLNMNKKRIAVLGAAFKPNTDDIRDAPSLIMIQELIHIGADVVLYDPKAIQNMKNIFGETIQYSECIDESIRGASAAFIMTEWESIRTYPLEKYAQLMREPILFDGRNCYTIEDVKKQGIDYYSVGRESICKREFSVIR
- a CDS encoding sigma 54-interacting transcriptional regulator yields the protein MKRIDLIFNAIQEGNYIEGVTASELATLLQLDRANVSSDLNKLVKDKRLLKTNTRPVRFYIETNASLETHSKEMTSLDTFAIENTSLKIAIEKAKASILYPPNGMHTLLLGETGVGKSMFASLMHEYAIEVEQLPKNAPFIVFNCADYANNPQLLLGQLFGIKKGAYTGASDQKGLIEKAHEGILFLDEVHRLPPEGQEMLFTFIDRGVYRRLGETENERKAHVLIITATTEEPNSFLLKTFTRRIPMTVTLPPLRERTHKERFALLQLFFTNEAIRLRKEIHVSPNTMRAFVFYNCPNNIGQLKTDVQIACAKAYSDFVTKKRDSVYVSSTDLPWYMKEGLFIERKSRHLYQIPNETFVFTGDDGWSNHKTENEKQSSIYDYIDYKYEELQARGIEEDELELLIENDLQSFFVQYFNQISKKTSHENVFKIVDRNIVSVCEKIAELAEKHLSKTFDEKVFLALSLHVQTTLQRLQAGKQIHHPQLNQIRTKYKDAFSVAMQCIQLLEDELQITMPIDEAGFLTMFFVVDPIPASQTEVKVLILAHGNGIATEMANVANELLGIEEVTGIDMPLHESPKDFLERVKVYMKTLQNVNGLLLLVDMGSLAYIGDILETEFKIPVRVLSMTSTPHALEAARKAQLGYSLDALYETVKNLTPFYLNVQEEKKKPLSPMKSVILTACLTGEGSALAIQKMLENYLRFDKDLIEIIPISIVHEKDLTKMIENIKKERNIICIVTNFDVQVPCLTYHFQDIVNYTAIQPIQELITYEETYAKMADILEQQMQRNDGALLIKTIRYALNTIQELISLQLAPDSLMGVILHMSCMVDRLQKGESLLPHPDKEKRRQDEYWMYMKVKKALQPIENTFEIQIPDDEVFYVMDFFIKNQPVKN